One segment of Bacteroides caecimuris DNA contains the following:
- the pssA gene encoding CDP-diacylglycerol--serine O-phosphatidyltransferase gives MTNVIKNSIPNTVTSLNLFSGCITCVMAFEAKYELALLFIILSAIFDFFDGLLARALNAHSVIGKDLDSLADDVSFGVAPSLIVFSLFKEMYYPENIEFIAPFLPYLAFLISVFSALRLAKFNNDTRQTSSFIGLPVPANALFWGSLVAGAHEFLISDNCHPVYLLILVCLFSWMLVSEIPMFSLKFKNLSWADNKVSFIFLIICIPFLVFLGISSFAAIIVWYILLSLFTRKSK, from the coding sequence ATGACAAACGTTATTAAAAACAGTATTCCGAATACCGTCACCAGCCTGAACCTTTTCTCCGGTTGCATTACTTGCGTCATGGCTTTTGAGGCAAAATACGAGCTGGCATTGCTTTTCATTATCCTAAGTGCCATTTTCGATTTCTTTGACGGATTGTTGGCCCGTGCGCTCAATGCACATTCCGTTATCGGAAAAGATCTGGACTCATTGGCAGATGATGTCAGCTTCGGTGTGGCGCCTTCACTGATTGTATTCTCTCTGTTCAAAGAGATGTATTATCCGGAAAATATAGAATTCATCGCTCCTTTTCTACCCTATTTAGCATTCCTGATTTCCGTTTTCTCAGCATTACGCCTAGCAAAATTCAACAATGACACACGACAAACCAGCTCTTTTATCGGGCTGCCGGTACCTGCCAATGCTCTGTTTTGGGGATCATTAGTAGCAGGGGCACATGAGTTTCTCATATCAGACAACTGCCATCCTGTCTACCTTCTTATACTTGTCTGTCTGTTTTCATGGATGCTGGTATCAGAAATACCCATGTTTTCCCTGAAATTCAAAAATCTGTCATGGGCTGACAATAAAGTCAGCTTTATTTTCTTGATTATTTGCATTCCTTTCCTTGTTTTTCTGGGAATCAGTAGCTTTGCAGCCATTATTGTATGGTATATTTTACTTTCACTTTTTACAAGAAAAAGTAAATAA
- a CDS encoding YraN family protein yields MAEHNDLGKSGENAAVAYLEQKGYLIRDRNWRKGHFELDIVAAKDNELVVVEVKTRSDTLFAAPEDAVDLPKIRRTVRAADAYIKLFQIDNPVRFDIITVVGNDGNFKVEHIEEAFYPPLY; encoded by the coding sequence ATGGCTGAACATAATGATTTAGGAAAATCCGGAGAAAATGCCGCTGTAGCTTATCTGGAGCAGAAAGGTTATCTTATTCGTGACCGGAATTGGAGAAAAGGACATTTCGAACTAGACATTGTAGCTGCAAAAGACAATGAACTGGTTGTAGTAGAAGTGAAGACGCGCAGTGACACTCTGTTTGCGGCACCGGAAGATGCTGTAGATTTACCCAAAATAAGACGCACAGTACGTGCGGCGGATGCCTATATCAAATTGTTCCAGATTGACAATCCTGTACGCTTCGATATCATTACCGTAGTAGGCAACGACGGGAATTTCAAGGTTGAACACATAGAGGAAGCGTTTTATCCTCCTTTATATTAA
- a CDS encoding nucleoside deaminase, with protein sequence MLDDTYFMKQALMEARKAAERGEVPVGAVVVCKERIIARAHNLTETLNDVTAHAEMQAITAAANVLGGKYLNECTLYVTVEPCVMCAGAVAWAQTGRLVFGAEDEKRGYQKYAGSALHPKTVVVKGLMADECATLMKEFFAAKRR encoded by the coding sequence GTGCTGGACGATACTTATTTCATGAAACAGGCTTTGATGGAGGCACGTAAGGCTGCCGAGCGGGGGGAAGTGCCCGTGGGGGCTGTTGTGGTTTGTAAAGAGCGGATTATTGCGCGTGCCCACAATCTCACGGAAACATTGAATGATGTGACGGCCCATGCCGAAATGCAGGCGATTACTGCCGCAGCCAATGTTCTTGGGGGTAAATATCTCAATGAATGTACTCTGTATGTCACAGTTGAACCCTGTGTGATGTGTGCCGGAGCTGTCGCCTGGGCACAAACGGGCAGACTTGTGTTTGGCGCCGAAGATGAGAAACGTGGCTATCAGAAATATGCCGGTTCGGCTCTGCATCCTAAAACTGTTGTCGTTAAAGGACTGATGGCCGATGAATGTGCCACGCTTATGAAAGAGTTTTTTGCTGCGAAGCGAAGATGA
- a CDS encoding MmcQ/YjbR family DNA-binding protein: MNVETVREYCLNKKGTTESFPFDEVSLVIKVMNKMFALIDLEEANHISLKCDPEKAIELREHYSGIEGAYHFNKKYWNSVRFDSDVDDRLMKELIDHSYDEVIKKFTKKLRAEYDALP; this comes from the coding sequence ATGAACGTAGAAACTGTCAGAGAATATTGCTTAAACAAGAAAGGAACTACCGAATCTTTTCCTTTTGATGAGGTATCACTTGTTATAAAAGTAATGAACAAGATGTTTGCCCTTATTGACCTGGAAGAAGCAAATCACATCTCATTAAAATGCGATCCGGAAAAGGCGATTGAACTACGCGAACATTATTCCGGAATTGAAGGAGCTTACCATTTCAACAAGAAGTACTGGAATAGCGTCCGCTTTGACAGTGATGTAGATGACAGGCTTATGAAAGAACTCATAGACCACTCTTACGATGAAGTAATCAAAAAATTTACTAAAAAATTACGTGCAGAATATGATGCTCTCCCCTGA
- the dnaE gene encoding DNA polymerase III subunit alpha, which produces MQDFVHLHVHTQYSLLDGQASVARLVDKAMKNGMKGIAVTDHGNMFGIKEFTNYVNKKNSGPKGEVKDLKKRIAGIEAGTIECEDKEAEIAACKAKIVEAENKLFKPVIGCEMYVARRTMDLKEGKPDQSGYHLIVLAKNEKGYHNLIKLVSHAWTRGYYMRPRTDRSELEKYHEGLIVCSACLGGEIPKRITAGQFAEAEEAIQWYKNLFGDDFYLEMQRHKATVPRANHECYPLQVNVNKYLMEYAQKFNIKLICTNDVHFVDEENAEAHDRLICLSTGKDLDDPSRMLYTKQEWMKTREEMNELFADVPEALSNTLEILDKVEYYSIDHAPIMPTFAIPEDFGTEEGYRAKYTEKDLYDEFTQDEHGNVVLSEEEGKAKIKRLGGYDKLYRIKLEGDYLAKLAFDGARRIYGEPLSEEVKERMNFELYIMKTMGFPGYFLIVQDFINAARKELGVSVGPGRGSAAGSAVAYCLGITKIDPIQYDLLFERFLNPDRISLPDIDVDFDDDGRGEVLRWVTNKYGQEKVAHIITYGTMATKLAIKDVARVQKLPLSESDRLAKLVPDKIPDKKLNLRNAIEYVPELQAAEASSDPLVRDTIKYAKMLEGNVRGTGVHACGTIICRDDITDWVPVSTADDKETGEKMLVTQYEGSVIEDTGLIKMDFLGLKTLSIIKEAVENIRLSRNVEVDVDAIDICDPATYKLYSDGRTIGTFQFESAGMQKYLRELQPSTFEDLIAMNALYRPGPMDYIPDFIDRKHGRKPIEYDIPVMEKYLKDTYGITVYQEQVMLLSRLLADFTRGESDALRKAMGKKLRDKLDHMKPKFIEGGRKNGHDPKVLEKIWTDWEKFASYAFNKSHATCYSWVAYQTAYLKANYPPEYMAAVMSRSLSNITDITKLMDECKAMGIQTLGPDVNESNLKFTVNHDGNIRFGLGAVKGVGEAAVHSIMEERSKNGPFLGIFDFVQRVNLNACNKKNMECLALAGGFDSFPELKREQYFAVNSKGEVFLETLMRYGNRYQADKAAAVNSLFGGENVIDVATPEIPQGVERWSDLDRLNRERDLVGIYLSAHPLDEFSIVLEHVCNTRMADLEDKAALVGREITMGGIVTSVRRGVSKNGNPYGIAKIEDYSGSTEIPFWGNDWVTYQGYLNEGTFLYIKARCQAKQWRQDELEVKITSMELLPDVKEGLVQKITIIIPLSVLNSALVTELATLTKEHPGNTELYFKVTDDADVSHMSIDLISRPIKLSVGRDLITYLKERPELGFHIN; this is translated from the coding sequence ATGCAGGATTTCGTTCATTTACATGTCCATACCCAGTATTCTCTCTTGGATGGTCAGGCAAGCGTGGCTCGTCTGGTCGATAAGGCGATGAAGAATGGAATGAAGGGTATTGCCGTGACCGATCATGGGAATATGTTCGGTATCAAGGAATTTACGAACTACGTCAATAAGAAGAATAGCGGTCCGAAAGGTGAAGTCAAGGACTTGAAAAAGCGGATAGCGGGAATTGAAGCCGGTACCATAGAGTGTGAGGACAAAGAAGCGGAGATTGCCGCTTGCAAAGCCAAGATAGTGGAAGCGGAAAACAAACTTTTCAAACCCGTCATCGGTTGTGAAATGTATGTGGCGCGCCGCACAATGGATTTGAAAGAAGGAAAGCCGGACCAAAGCGGTTATCACTTGATTGTATTGGCTAAGAACGAAAAAGGCTATCATAACCTTATTAAATTAGTATCGCACGCGTGGACGCGCGGATATTATATGCGTCCGCGTACGGACCGCAGCGAACTCGAAAAGTATCATGAAGGACTGATTGTCTGCTCCGCCTGCCTCGGTGGTGAGATACCAAAACGGATTACTGCCGGACAATTTGCGGAAGCTGAAGAAGCTATACAATGGTATAAGAACTTGTTTGGTGATGATTTCTATCTTGAGATGCAGCGCCATAAGGCAACTGTTCCCCGTGCCAATCACGAATGTTACCCATTGCAGGTGAATGTGAACAAATACCTGATGGAATATGCTCAGAAGTTCAACATCAAGCTGATTTGTACGAACGACGTCCACTTTGTGGATGAAGAGAATGCCGAAGCGCACGACCGCCTGATTTGTTTGAGCACCGGTAAGGACCTGGATGATCCAAGCCGTATGCTTTACACCAAACAGGAATGGATGAAAACACGGGAGGAGATGAATGAACTCTTTGCCGATGTGCCGGAAGCCTTGAGCAATACGTTGGAAATCCTCGACAAAGTAGAATATTACTCCATCGACCATGCGCCTATCATGCCTACTTTCGCTATTCCCGAAGACTTTGGGACGGAAGAGGGATATAGGGCTAAATATACGGAAAAGGACCTTTATGATGAGTTTACCCAAGATGAGCATGGTAATGTGGTGTTGAGTGAAGAAGAAGGGAAGGCAAAAATCAAACGCTTGGGTGGCTATGATAAACTCTATCGTATTAAACTTGAAGGAGATTACTTGGCGAAACTAGCTTTTGACGGAGCCAGAAGAATTTATGGTGAACCTCTGTCCGAAGAAGTTAAAGAGCGGATGAACTTCGAACTGTATATCATGAAAACAATGGGTTTCCCAGGATACTTCTTGATTGTACAGGACTTCATCAATGCGGCACGTAAGGAATTGGGTGTGTCGGTCGGTCCGGGACGTGGTTCGGCTGCCGGTTCGGCAGTGGCTTATTGTCTGGGAATTACGAAAATCGACCCTATCCAGTACGATTTGCTGTTTGAGCGTTTCTTGAATCCGGACCGTATCTCCTTGCCCGATATCGATGTGGATTTTGATGATGACGGTCGTGGAGAGGTACTTCGTTGGGTAACGAATAAATATGGTCAGGAAAAAGTAGCTCATATCATCACTTATGGTACAATGGCTACTAAGTTGGCTATCAAGGATGTTGCCCGTGTGCAAAAGCTGCCTCTATCGGAGTCTGACCGACTGGCTAAATTAGTGCCGGATAAGATTCCTGATAAGAAACTGAACTTGCGGAATGCGATTGAATATGTTCCCGAACTACAAGCTGCGGAAGCATCATCCGATCCGTTGGTACGGGATACGATCAAGTACGCTAAGATGCTCGAAGGTAACGTACGTGGTACAGGTGTACATGCTTGTGGTACGATTATCTGTCGTGACGATATCACCGACTGGGTACCTGTCAGCACTGCTGATGATAAGGAAACGGGCGAAAAAATGCTTGTTACCCAGTATGAAGGTTCGGTGATTGAAGATACCGGATTGATTAAGATGGACTTCCTTGGTCTGAAAACTTTGTCTATTATCAAAGAGGCCGTTGAAAATATCCGTTTAAGCCGTAATGTTGAAGTAGACGTCGATGCGATAGACATCTGCGATCCGGCTACTTATAAATTATATAGTGACGGACGGACGATTGGTACATTCCAGTTTGAATCTGCCGGCATGCAGAAATATCTGCGCGAATTGCAGCCTTCTACATTCGAAGATTTGATTGCCATGAATGCCCTTTATCGTCCGGGACCGATGGATTATATACCTGATTTTATCGACCGTAAACATGGGCGTAAGCCGATTGAGTATGATATTCCGGTAATGGAAAAATACTTGAAGGATACGTATGGTATAACGGTTTATCAGGAACAGGTGATGCTTCTGTCGCGCTTATTGGCGGACTTTACCCGCGGTGAGTCTGATGCACTCCGTAAAGCGATGGGTAAGAAGTTGCGTGACAAGCTAGACCACATGAAACCTAAATTTATTGAAGGTGGACGAAAGAACGGACACGACCCGAAAGTTCTTGAAAAAATCTGGACCGACTGGGAAAAGTTTGCGTCATACGCTTTCAATAAATCACATGCTACTTGTTATTCGTGGGTAGCTTACCAAACAGCTTATCTAAAAGCTAATTATCCTCCTGAATATATGGCTGCTGTGATGAGCCGAAGCTTGTCGAACATTACCGATATTACGAAATTGATGGACGAATGTAAGGCAATGGGTATTCAGACGCTGGGGCCAGATGTAAACGAAAGTAACCTGAAGTTTACAGTAAACCATGATGGTAATATCCGTTTCGGACTAGGGGCTGTCAAAGGTGTAGGTGAAGCTGCCGTCCATAGCATTATGGAGGAACGTAGTAAGAATGGTCCTTTCCTCGGTATATTCGACTTTGTGCAACGTGTCAACCTGAATGCCTGCAACAAGAAGAATATGGAGTGTCTGGCATTAGCCGGAGGGTTTGATAGTTTCCCTGAACTGAAGCGGGAGCAATATTTTGCTGTAAATTCTAAGGGTGAAGTATTTCTGGAAACATTGATGCGCTATGGTAACCGCTATCAGGCAGATAAGGCAGCTGCTGTCAATTCTTTGTTCGGTGGTGAAAACGTTATTGATGTTGCAACTCCTGAAATTCCTCAAGGTGTAGAACGTTGGAGTGATCTCGATCGTCTGAATCGTGAGCGTGATTTGGTAGGTATCTATCTTTCTGCTCATCCGTTGGATGAATTTTCTATCGTATTGGAACATGTCTGCAATACACGGATGGCGGATTTGGAAGATAAAGCTGCACTTGTTGGTCGTGAAATAACGATGGGAGGGATTGTGACTAGTGTTCGTCGCGGAGTCAGCAAGAATGGAAATCCGTATGGTATTGCTAAGATTGAAGATTATTCCGGTTCTACCGAAATCCCATTCTGGGGAAATGACTGGGTGACTTATCAGGGATATCTCAACGAAGGAACGTTCCTATATATTAAAGCCCGTTGCCAAGCGAAACAATGGCGACAGGATGAATTGGAAGTGAAAATCACTTCTATGGAACTTCTTCCCGATGTGAAAGAAGGACTGGTGCAGAAGATCACGATTATCATTCCTCTGTCAGTCTTGAACTCGGCTTTGGTTACAGAGCTTGCCACTCTGACCAAGGAACATCCGGGAAATACGGAATTGTATTTTAAAGTGACGGATGATGCCGATGTAAGCCACATGTCAATTGATTTGATTTCCCGTCCGATCAAGCTTTCAGTGGGGCGGGATTTAATAACATATTTAAAGGAACGTCCGGAACTGGGATTTCATATAAATTGA
- a CDS encoding biotin--[acetyl-CoA-carboxylase] ligase, whose amino-acid sequence MMLSPDLFPVPLIHISETNSTNSYLQTFCAKEKTEEFTTVAADYQTSGRGQRGNSWESEPHKNLLFSFVLFPEFLEARRQFLISQIVSLAIKEELDTYTDDVSIKWPNDIYWKEKKICGILIENDLMGRNISRSIAGIGININQEEFHSPAPNPVSLYQITGKQYDIYEVLKNIMLRIQSYYNQLKKNDTSSIVAHYEKSLFRKEGMHRYKDADGEFLARIVCVEPEGRLILEDEMQTKRRYMFKEVEYLLK is encoded by the coding sequence ATGATGCTCTCCCCTGATTTATTTCCGGTTCCATTGATTCATATCAGCGAAACAAATTCTACCAATAGCTATTTACAAACCTTTTGTGCCAAAGAAAAAACAGAAGAGTTTACAACCGTAGCTGCCGACTACCAAACCTCCGGACGGGGACAGCGTGGAAATTCATGGGAATCGGAGCCGCACAAAAATCTCCTTTTCAGCTTTGTGCTTTTTCCCGAGTTTCTGGAAGCACGCCGCCAATTTCTTATTTCCCAAATTGTGTCTTTAGCTATCAAAGAAGAATTGGATACATATACCGATGATGTTTCTATCAAATGGCCGAATGATATTTACTGGAAAGAGAAGAAAATATGTGGCATATTGATAGAGAATGATTTGATGGGGCGGAATATCAGCCGGAGTATTGCGGGAATCGGAATCAATATCAACCAGGAAGAGTTTCACAGCCCGGCTCCCAATCCTGTCTCATTGTACCAAATCACAGGAAAGCAATATGATATTTATGAGGTATTGAAGAATATTATGTTGCGCATACAGTCTTATTATAATCAGCTTAAAAAGAATGATACTTCATCAATTGTTGCCCACTATGAAAAATCGCTTTTCAGAAAGGAAGGGATGCATCGGTACAAAGATGCTGACGGAGAGTTCCTTGCACGGATTGTATGTGTAGAACCCGAAGGAAGATTGATTCTGGAAGATGAAATGCAGACAAAAAGAAGATATATGTTTAAAGAAGTAGAATATTTATTGAAATAA
- a CDS encoding DUF4834 family protein gives MHILLFILIFIIAIVVFGLSIVGFILRTIFGLGRGSSSSRPQQTESKRTSQQDYDQASRRSNDDEEEIYSENVPGKRHKKIFTQDDGEYVDFEEIK, from the coding sequence ATGCATATACTTTTATTCATACTTATCTTTATTATTGCCATTGTCGTATTTGGCCTTTCTATTGTCGGCTTCATACTAAGAACGATTTTCGGATTAGGACGTGGTTCTTCATCATCCCGCCCGCAACAAACGGAATCCAAACGTACGAGTCAACAGGATTATGACCAGGCAAGTCGCCGTTCAAATGATGATGAAGAAGAAATATATTCCGAGAATGTTCCAGGAAAAAGACATAAAAAAATATTCACCCAAGATGATGGTGAATATGTAGATTTTGAAGAAATCAAATAA
- a CDS encoding phosphatidylserine decarboxylase family protein has translation MGRLKKLKKIRIHREGTHILWASFLLLLLMNTALYWGIDCKIPFYVIAVASIAIYLLMVNFFRCPIRLFGQDTEKIVVAPADGKIVVIEEVDENEYFHDRRLMISIFMSIVNVHANWYPVDGTVKKVAHHNGNFMKAWLPKASTENERSTVVIETPEGVEVLTRQIAGAVARRIVTYAEVGEECYIDEHMGFIKFGSRVDVYLPIGTEVCVGMGQLTTGNQTVIAKLK, from the coding sequence ATGGGTCGACTAAAGAAATTGAAGAAAATACGTATCCACCGCGAAGGAACACATATATTATGGGCTAGCTTTTTGCTATTGCTACTGATGAATACAGCTCTTTATTGGGGAATCGATTGCAAAATTCCATTTTATGTGATAGCAGTAGCGAGTATCGCAATCTATCTGCTAATGGTGAACTTCTTCCGTTGTCCGATCCGTCTTTTCGGGCAGGACACCGAGAAAATAGTCGTGGCACCTGCCGATGGTAAAATCGTTGTTATCGAAGAAGTCGATGAGAACGAATATTTCCACGACCGCCGATTGATGATTTCTATCTTTATGAGCATTGTGAATGTTCACGCCAACTGGTATCCGGTGGACGGTACCGTCAAAAAGGTGGCTCACCATAACGGCAACTTTATGAAAGCCTGGCTTCCGAAAGCCAGCACAGAAAACGAACGTTCTACGGTAGTGATCGAAACTCCCGAAGGAGTGGAAGTACTCACCCGCCAAATCGCCGGTGCTGTAGCACGCCGTATCGTAACCTACGCGGAAGTAGGCGAAGAATGTTATATTGACGAACACATGGGATTCATCAAATTCGGCTCCCGCGTGGATGTATATTTGCCTATCGGCACAGAAGTATGTGTCGGCATGGGGCAATTAACAACCGGTAACCAAACGGTTATCGCCAAACTTAAATAA
- the trxA gene encoding thioredoxin has protein sequence MALEITDSNYKEVLAEGKPVVVDFWAPWCGPCKMVAPIIEELAAEFEGQVIIGKCDVDENGDMAAEYGIRNIPTVLFFKNGEIVDKQVGAVGKPVFAEKVKKLL, from the coding sequence ATGGCTTTAGAAATTACAGACAGCAACTATAAAGAGGTTCTTGCAGAAGGAAAACCGGTTGTTGTAGATTTTTGGGCTCCTTGGTGTGGCCCTTGTAAGATGGTGGCTCCTATCATTGAAGAATTGGCTGCGGAGTTTGAAGGACAAGTAATCATCGGTAAGTGCGATGTAGACGAAAATGGTGATATGGCTGCTGAATATGGTATCCGTAATATTCCTACTGTATTGTTTTTCAAGAACGGTGAAATAGTAGACAAACAGGTAGGTGCAGTTGGCAAACCGGTATTCGCAGAAAAGGTGAAGAAGCTTTTATAG
- a CDS encoding RNA polymerase sigma factor, producing the protein MKDVALWNLVLKGDMKAMSLLYKKHYELLLNFGLKYTSDEEFVKDCIQDVFVKLCTSKRLSSTEYVRSYLLTSLKNVISDKLSSMRLTEDLNEHFFELKIEDAALESLFNGNDEELQLSKKLINAYKSLPENQRVAIYLRYVKGLSYKEMAAVLNINPQSSMNLVSRALTSLRSKMTLDEYLLFIILFFS; encoded by the coding sequence ATGAAAGATGTGGCTTTATGGAACCTTGTATTGAAGGGCGATATGAAAGCTATGTCTTTATTGTATAAGAAACATTACGAATTATTACTTAACTTTGGTCTGAAATATACTTCAGACGAAGAATTCGTAAAGGATTGCATTCAGGATGTTTTTGTAAAACTTTGTACAAGTAAACGATTGTCATCGACGGAGTATGTACGTTCTTATCTTTTAACTTCTTTGAAAAATGTTATATCTGATAAATTGTCATCAATGAGATTGACGGAAGATCTGAATGAACATTTCTTTGAACTGAAAATAGAAGATGCTGCTTTAGAATCCCTTTTTAATGGTAATGATGAAGAACTTCAATTAAGCAAAAAATTGATAAACGCCTACAAAAGTCTGCCTGAGAACCAGCGGGTGGCAATCTATCTTCGTTATGTCAAAGGATTGTCCTATAAAGAAATGGCAGCTGTCTTGAACATAAATCCCCAGTCTTCCATGAATTTGGTTTCTCGTGCATTGACCAGTTTACGGTCAAAAATGACTTTGGATGAGTATTTACTATTTATTATTTTATTCTTTTCCTGA
- a CDS encoding zinc-dependent metalloproteinase lipoprotein produces MKTRLILLLPLLWILIGCSDSNSDSATLEISQSTFDDVSPEGATIKVSITCSSTWRTSSNQNWCIPNLQNGSNDGELVLTIHANNTSEERNATVTIMAKKTNKTIKITQSPSTSTANEHHYKLPVIFHVLYKSRNDRNQYVTKGRLAQIINACNLTYKNKIYQDSKYNISQDMNLEFVMATEKPDGTILEEAGVERIEWDEVPMSCEQFMDGKDKNQAKKYAEMLWNPKVYINIFVYPFSENNILGIAHLPYCLSSYPLDGLNNGNYFLSHEVEYPHCVSINSNYIYVNGDNSSYYTADVYNTLAHELGHYLGLHHAFSEDGDNTDLCKDTDYCTDTPTYNITEYTEWVNGIDDFNKYSFDELCTRTNCEGDTFISHNIMDYAFCYSDQFTFQQRKRIRHVLSYSPLIPGTKEYTSADTRSLSCDEQPPIQFRY; encoded by the coding sequence ATGAAAACAAGATTAATTCTCCTGCTTCCGTTATTATGGATATTAATAGGCTGTAGTGATTCAAACTCTGATTCAGCAACTTTAGAAATTTCCCAATCTACATTTGATGATGTCAGTCCGGAAGGAGCTACCATAAAAGTATCCATCACATGCAGTTCTACTTGGAGAACAAGCAGTAACCAAAATTGGTGTATTCCAAATTTACAAAATGGTAGTAATGATGGAGAACTCGTCTTGACTATACATGCCAACAATACGTCAGAGGAAAGGAATGCGACAGTCACCATCATGGCAAAGAAAACGAACAAGACTATAAAAATAACTCAATCCCCTTCTACAAGTACAGCCAATGAACATCATTATAAATTGCCCGTTATATTCCACGTCCTTTATAAAAGCCGCAATGATAGAAACCAATATGTAACCAAAGGCCGTCTCGCCCAAATCATTAACGCTTGTAACTTGACGTATAAGAATAAGATATATCAAGATTCAAAATATAACATCAGCCAAGATATGAATCTTGAATTTGTCATGGCAACAGAAAAGCCGGACGGGACAATTTTGGAAGAAGCAGGAGTTGAACGAATAGAATGGGATGAAGTTCCGATGTCTTGCGAACAATTTATGGATGGAAAAGATAAAAACCAAGCTAAGAAATATGCGGAAATGCTCTGGAATCCTAAAGTATATATCAATATTTTTGTATATCCATTTAGCGAAAACAACATTTTAGGAATTGCACATTTACCTTACTGTTTATCATCATATCCGTTAGATGGTTTAAACAATGGAAATTATTTCTTAAGCCATGAGGTAGAATACCCTCATTGTGTGTCTATCAATAGCAACTATATTTATGTAAACGGTGACAATAGTTCCTACTATACGGCTGATGTTTACAATACTCTTGCACATGAACTAGGACACTACCTTGGATTACATCATGCCTTTTCCGAAGATGGAGATAATACTGATTTGTGTAAAGACACCGATTATTGCACCGACACCCCTACCTACAACATTACTGAATATACAGAATGGGTTAACGGCATAGACGATTTCAACAAGTATTCATTCGATGAATTGTGTACAAGAACAAACTGTGAGGGCGACACCTTTATTTCTCACAATATCATGGACTATGCTTTTTGTTATTCAGACCAATTTACATTCCAGCAACGCAAACGTATCCGCCACGTATTATCTTACAGCCCTCTTATTCCCGGGACAAAGGAATACACATCAGCAGATACCCGTTCTTTAAGTTGTGACGAACAACCACCAATACAGTTTAGATATTAG